From a single Daphnia pulex isolate KAP4 chromosome 2, ASM2113471v1 genomic region:
- the LOC124204355 gene encoding exocyst complex component 8-like: MTVAQVRINGKGHHLCLSRALQASLEEEIYADVRIVVFESAFLNDGNHPLRANSAVLAAASPILANILKERTEDDEVVLILDGYQHNDISNLLQYIYTGQAHINRQEEQSFRDLLKQLHVGSFAKPLPNKNISTCSITSKIELTQTRPKQMTVEIPLNQNKTVISDNKKREKHPAKYFKKLPVYPSRPLQLPKREITLQDPLRNQLDIVNPDGMRNGSVFEKTCLKFNLLTEANAVVGNLLDYPRMSDRLGIYFDPQLFSYYRALVRALPPIRIFLQIQDDEPDSESECEESSTVKKCTKVYPPARKRDIFQVRQQRNSFFSSRLPVKTMCCVNGKAHIILDGQPIRLDPFIKAIEYPLLDHANQKCHQEQSQQEDEISVEVETEARRKRVLLSTLNRLKKDHSRAKEVAHNILNASSSRNEDETGDLETAGTSKKGSQNMVICEICGKLISASWIRVHFANHQGEKNYLCEHCGRSFASANLLKSHVHYQHNNQLDLIKCSICGKSFTKKSSLLLPRQELYMKGHIRESAHSNALHVPKALHLKAHTYTHKNTEEPVPCPICGKMFRNKILVMSHKRIHKQAKVDQPTTNQEILQQEASLQFVDSNMEFVNILVLAEDVKELTQSTVGGHDLLQHRQKIQALSEETNQYLKKNVYQNYMQFIETAKEISYLESEMYQLSHLLTEQRSLIVTLLENSLLGDKAPGLRGVEKPEIKAKFNAEVAVNLNVNNQEGRKRLTALLEKVEGCANVVESLTRTLIHEGDMVELDPSDNCAVGRVRGFLLNDSFMIASWLPNKRGNMRYQYQALYELEGLAVINIRDLGPVKYAFKLMMFPDTRVLQCANSNDKKEWLEAFELAKQLKNKKDVSPTPSEETKDNSYDDAFNPFAEDENLPYIPNGSGSSPEVAVESIPDWVIEVADDMDVYVAQRDFEEAVSLAEKTRAFWDGASSSVVNLHRDLRLKIDSRIRQLSEVLMNELRVSPDKSLQGGPRAASRAVLLLSRLGQASQACDLFLKHRSALLKHNLRQLKTEGATTLYIKRITSLFFPFVADTGREISRVFPKNKVCASAFVVWSRNEVGKFGNNFRKHVFTSGSTLTTVAECVALVRNHSEQLIEIGLDLTFYLESELRGQVERCLRDAREKLLESIKLRALEDKWRPVNLVNKSGIARFADDLSEIGIASIHSLVYDEWWVALTSNTINFSKAYLTFLDDALKMPSADSNIFVDEILHDIFQAQLKHVENSLRSGKYKGEAKFIHKNASFLIHTVLSLAQHRVEEVRLHPSPSFAKLRADFEWLANDGKKVITTIKSPASDQSFI, encoded by the exons ATGACAGTAGCCCAAGTTAGAATAAATGGAAAAGGACACCATCTGTGTTTATCTCGAGCTCTCCAGGCGtctttagaagaagaaatttacgCTGATGTCCGAATTGTGGTGTTTGAATCGGCCTTTCTGAACGATGGTAATCATCCTCTACGTGCCAATAGTGCCGTGCTTGCAGCCGCCAGCCCTATTTTagccaatattttaaaagaaagaacagaagatgatgaagtaGTCTTAATATTGGATGGTTACCAACACAAtgacatttcaaatttgttgcaATACATCTACACAGGGCAAGCTCATATCAATCGCCAAGAGGAGCAGTCTTTCAGAGATTTACTGAAACAGTTACATGTTGGTAGTTTTGCCAAGCCTTTACCAAACAAGAATATTTCAACATGCTCAATAACGAGTAAAATAGAGCTTACTCAGACAAGACCTAAGCAAATGACTGTTGAAATACCTCTGAATCAAAACAAGACAGTGATTtctgacaataaaaaaagagaaaaacatcctgcaaaatatttcaaaaagctACCAGTTTATCCATCTAGACCTTTGCAACTTcccaaaagagaaattacTCTTCAAGATCCACTGAGAAATCAACTAGACATAGTTAATCCAGATGGGATGAGAAATGGctctgtttttgaaaaaacatgtttaaaatttaacttatTGACGGAAGCGAATGCAGTCGTTGGTAACCTTCTGGACTACCCACGAATGTCCGATCGATTAGGAATCTATTTCGACCCACAGCTATTCAGCTATTACCGGGCTTTAGTACGTGCCTTGCCACCTATACGGatctttcttcaaattcaaGATGACGAACCCGATAGCGAATCGGAATGTGAGGAATCGtcaacagtaaaaaaatgcACTAAAGTGTACCCACCTGCCCGGAAAAGAGACATCTTTCAAGTCCGTCAACAGCGCAATAGCTTTTTTAGTAGTCGATTGCCTGTCAAGACCATGTGTTGCGTTAACGGCAAGGCGCACATAATTTTAGATGGCCAGCCCATACGATTGGATCCTTTCATTAAAGCAATTGAATATCCGTTGCTAGATCATGCCAACCAAAAGTGTCATCAAGAACAATCTCAGCAGGAAGATGAGATCTCTGTGGAGGTGGAAACTGAAGCTCGACGGAAGCGTGTTTTACTCAGCACGCTCAATCGTCTTAAGAAAGACCATTCACGTGCTAAAGAAGTTGCCCATAACATTTTGAACGCTTCATCCTCCAGGAACGAAGATGAGACTGGTGACTTGGAAACTGCAGGGACATCCAAGAAAGGATCTC AGAATATGGTGATTTGTGAAATATGTGGTAAACTCATCTCAGCTTCATGGATTCGCGTTCACTTTGCTAACCATCAG gGAGAGAAGAACTATCTGTGCGAACATTGTGGGCGTTCCTTTGCATCGGCTAATCTGCTGAAATCGCACGTTCATTACCAACACAACAATCAATTAGACCTGATCAAATGCAGTATCTGTGGAAAATCTTTCACCAAAAAATCCAG TTTACTACTTCCGCGGCAAGAACTGTACATGAAAGGACACATACGGGAGAGCGCCCATTCAAATGCCCTACATGTGCCAAAAGCTTTACATCTAAA GGCTCACACATATACTCACAAGAACACCGAGGAGCCTGTGCCTTGCCCAATTTGTG gtAAAATGTTCAGGAATAAAATTCTAGTAATGTCTCACAAGCGGATCCATAAACAAGCCAAAGTTGACCAACCAACTACTAACCAGGAAATTTTGCAACAAGAAGCTAGTCTTCAGTTTGTCGACAGCAATATGGAATTTGTcaacattttggttttagcTGA agaCGTTAAAGAGCTTACACAGAGTACGGTGGGCGGTCACGATCTACTACAACACAGGCAGAAAATTCAAGCCCTATCCGAAGAGACAAATcaatatcttaaaaaaaatgtttatcaaAATTATATGCAATTCATTGAAACAGCTAAGGAGATTTCAT ATTTGGAAAGTGAAATGTACCAACTCTCTCATTTGTTGACTGAGCAACGTTCCTTGATAGTGACACTCTTGGAAAACTCTTTACTTGGTGACAAAGCTCCTGGACTTAGGGGTGTTGAGAAACCTGAAATAAAAGCCAAGTTCAATGCTGAAGTTGCAGTTAACTTGAATGTAAACAATCAAGAAGGTAGAAAGCGTCTAACTGCACTCTTAGAAAAAGTTGAAGGCTGTGCT AATGTTGTGGAATCTCTTACAAGGACTTTAATTCATGAAGGAGATATGGTGGAATTGGATCCGTCCGATAATTGCGCAGTCGGAAGAGTTCGTGGGTTTCTACTAAATGATAGTTTTATGATTGCTTCATGGCTTCCTAACAA acgGGGCAATATGCGATATCAGTATCAAGCACTGTATGAACTGGAAGGCTTAGCAGTAATCAATATTCGTGATCTGGGCCCTGTCAAATATGCGTTTAAATTAATGATGTTTCCAGATACGCGAGTGCTTCAGTGCGCTAATTCAAACGACAAG aaAGAGTGGCTTGAAGCTTTTGAGTTAGCCAAGCAGctgaagaataagaaagacgTTAGCCCAACGCCTTCGGAAGAAACAAAGGACAATAGCTATGACGACGCATTTAATC CTTTTGCAGAGGACGAGAACTTGCCTTATATTCCTAACGGAAGTGGAAGCAGCCCAGAAGTTGCCGTTGAGTCTATTCCCGATTGGGTTATCGAAGTGGCCGACGACATGGACGTCTATGTGGCACAGCGAGACTTTGAAGAAGCTGTTTCATTGGCAGAGAAAACCCGAGCATTTTGGGACGGTGCTTCTTCCAGTGTGGTCAACCTGCATCGTGATTTGAG ATTGAAAATTGATAGTCGGATTCGCCAATTGAGCGAAGTTTTAATGAATGAGTTGCGCGTTTCTCCAGACAAATCCCTACAGGGAGGACCAAGAGCAGCTTCACGTGCCGTCCTTTTACTCTCTAGATTAGGTCAGGCATCACAAGCTTGCGATCTTTTCCTCAAACATCGCTCTGCTCTTCTAAAGCACAATCTCCGTCAGCTAAAAACAGAGGGAGCCACAACCCTGTACATCAAAAGAATAACgagtcttttctttccttttgttgcGGACACTGGTCGAGAAATATCTCGTGTGTTTCCTAAAAACAAAGTTTGCGCTTCCG cctTTGTTGTTTGGTCGCGGAATGAAGTCggaaaatttggaaataatTTCAGAAAGCATGTCTTCACATCAGGCTCAACACTGACGACGGTCGCTGAATGCGTCGCTCTAGTGAGGAACCATTCTGAACAG CTCATTGAAATTGGATTGGATTTGACTTTCTATTTGGAAAGTGAACTCCGTGGTCAAGTGGAGCGATGTTTGCGCGATGCCCGTGAGAAGCTTTTGGAATCTATTAAGCTTCGTGCTCTTGAAGATAAATGGCGACCGGTGAACCTCGTCAACAAGAGTGGAATTGCAAGATTTGCTGATGATTTGAGCGAAATAGGAATTGCATCAATTCATTCTTTGGTTTATG ATGAATGGTGGGTGGCTCTGACAAGCAACACAATTAATTTTTCGAAGGCCTACTTGACTTTCCTGGATGACGCGCTGAAGATGCCCTCAGCAGATagcaacatttttgttgacGAGATCTTGCATGATATCTTCCAAGCCCAACTGAAGCACGTGGAAAACTCTTTGCGCTCGGGCAAATACAAGGGGGAG GCAAAATTCATCCATAAAAATGCCTCATTTTTAATACATACTGTTCTGTCGCTAGCTCAGCATAGGGTTGAAGAGGTTCGGCTTCATCCGAGTCCTTCATTCGCGAAATTGCGGGCAGATTTTGAATGGTTAGCTAATGATGGCAAGAAAGTAATTACTACCATAAAATCTCCTGCATCTGATCAGTCTTTTATTTAA
- the LOC124204300 gene encoding fatty acid amide hydrolase 1-like isoform X1 has product MLVENVLTDCIFNGVRYVFFKNPFIQTMGSLFPDSSVYMLKTTAVGFIVIYVTRYTTKSIGNIWQNWLVKKTVSQKLKEVCRNKGRLEHDLASVNQTNSCVELEISVLLQKLQDGHLSCVEVLRAYQAKALEITTEYNCITEFILEAEEWAKKLDDDAALGGKKGPLHGLPFSVKDNVGIIGYDSTIGISRFLNQPSTEDAAIVIALKMLGAIPFCKTNIPQTNMSFGCSNPIWGLTMNPWDKERTPGGSTGGEACLIAAGGSPIGIGSDIGGSVRLPAAFCGIYSIKPTTSRISMKGFRKVAVANVGVASVPGIMARDSQTVVTVTKLLLNDNHLQIHGDPDLLPIPWNEKMFSEKRNLRIGYYEDDGFFPTTPGIRRAIQIAKAKLEASGHELVPFLPPRVEYVLNSFISILTADQSRYLLEALSNDDIDPVLKPTLCALSIPTFVKRLVRPFFSAKLMPVYLGLGGNRIRETHQLWSEITKKNLYKEEFLSHWREQKLDLCIGPCFACPAPRSVDVSKLAPALSYTSLYNFLDFPVGILPIDKENVEDQAKLEVEYKYSDAVCNLVKATTKGATGMPLAIQMIGLPYQEEMVLRGMEVLDAAMRQ; this is encoded by the exons ATGTTGGTTGAAAATGTGTTAACTGACTGTATATTCAATGGAGTTAGGTACGTTTTCTTCAAAAACCCATTCATCCAAACAATGGGTTCGCTTTTTCCAGACTCTTCAGTATACATGCTGAAGACTACGGCTGTAGGATTCATTGTGATCTATGTGACACGTTACACTACCAAGTCAATTGGTAACATATGGCAGAAC TGGTTAGTGAAGAAGACAGTCAGccaaaaattgaaggaagTTTGCAGAAACAAAGGGAGGCTAGAACATGATCTTGCTTCGGTTAATCAAACAAATAGTTGTGTGGAATTGGAAATTTCTGTCCTTTTGCAGAAACTTCAGGATGGACACTTGAGTTGTGTAGAAGTTTTGAGAGCATATCAAGCtaag GCTCTGGAAATAACAACTGAATACAATTGCATCACGGAATTCATCCTAGAAGCTGAA GAATGGGCCAAGAAGCTAGATGATGATGCAGCCCTTGGTGGAAAGAAAGGTCCGCTTCATGGGCTGCCGTTCAGCGTGAAAGACAATGTTGGAATAATTGGATACGACAGTACAATTGGTATTTCGAGATTTCTCAATCAACCTTCTACTGAAGACGCCGCAATAGTTATTGCCTTAAAAATGCTCGGAGCAATTCCGTTTTGTAAAACCAATATCCCTCAAACCAATATGAG CTTTGGGTGCAGTAACCCTATTTGGGGATTGACTATGAATCCATGGGACAAAGAGCGAACACCCGGTGGTTCAACTGGAGGAGAAGCTTGTCTCATTGCTGCTGGCGGGTCGCCGATAG GAATCGGTTCTGATATAGGAGGCAGTGTCCGTCTTCCGGCAGCTTTTTGTGGAATATACTCAATTAAACCGACCACTTCAAGAATTAG caTGAAGGGATTCAGAAAGGTCGCTGTAGCTAATGTCGGAG TTGCATCTGTTCCAGGAATCATGGCTCGTGATTCCCAAACTGTTGTAACCGTTACAAAACTTCTTCTAAACGACAATCATCTCCAGATTCATGGTGATCCTGACCTGTTACCCATTCCTTGGAATGagaaa ATgttttcagaaaaaagaaaccttcGGATTGGTTACTATGAAGATGACGGTTTCTTCCCTACAACCCCCGGAATCCGCCGAGCCATCCAAATTGCCAAAGCTAAATTAGAAGCATCAGGACATGAACTCGTCCCTTTCCTTCCTCCGCGCGTCGAATACGTTCTTAACTCTTTTATCAGCATACTGACGGCCGATCAAAGCAGATATTTACTCGAAGCGCT TTCTAATGACGACATTGACCCAGTTCTTAAACCTACGCTG TGTGCATTGAGTATTCCTACCTTTGTTAAGCGACTCGttcggccctttttttctgccaaATTGATGCCCGTCTACTTAG GTCTTGGAGGAAACAGAATCCGTGAAACCCACCAGCTTTGGAGCGAAATTACAAAGAAGAATTTGTACAAGGAAGAATTTTTGTCGCATTGGCGAGAGCAAAAACTCGACCTGTGTATAGGACCATGTTTCGCTTGCCCGGCTCCACGTTCTGTAGATGTCAGCAAGCTTGCCC CTGCTCTCTCGTATACGAGCCTGtacaattttcttgattttcctGTTGGAATCCTACCGATTGACAAGGAAAACGTAGAAGATCAAGCCAAGTTAGAAGTCGAATACAAATATTCTGACGCGGTTTGCAATCTTGTTAAAGCG ACTACTAAAGGGGCTACAGGAATGCCGCTAGCAATTCAAATGATAGGACTACCCTACCAAGAAGAGATGGTTCTTCGTGGAATGGAAGTTCTTGACGCTGCGATGCGTCAATAA
- the LOC124204300 gene encoding fatty acid amide hydrolase 1-like isoform X2 has product MGSLFPDSSVYMLKTTAVGFIVIYVTRYTTKSIGNIWQNWLVKKTVSQKLKEVCRNKGRLEHDLASVNQTNSCVELEISVLLQKLQDGHLSCVEVLRAYQAKALEITTEYNCITEFILEAEEWAKKLDDDAALGGKKGPLHGLPFSVKDNVGIIGYDSTIGISRFLNQPSTEDAAIVIALKMLGAIPFCKTNIPQTNMSFGCSNPIWGLTMNPWDKERTPGGSTGGEACLIAAGGSPIGIGSDIGGSVRLPAAFCGIYSIKPTTSRISMKGFRKVAVANVGVASVPGIMARDSQTVVTVTKLLLNDNHLQIHGDPDLLPIPWNEKMFSEKRNLRIGYYEDDGFFPTTPGIRRAIQIAKAKLEASGHELVPFLPPRVEYVLNSFISILTADQSRYLLEALSNDDIDPVLKPTLCALSIPTFVKRLVRPFFSAKLMPVYLGLGGNRIRETHQLWSEITKKNLYKEEFLSHWREQKLDLCIGPCFACPAPRSVDVSKLAPALSYTSLYNFLDFPVGILPIDKENVEDQAKLEVEYKYSDAVCNLVKATTKGATGMPLAIQMIGLPYQEEMVLRGMEVLDAAMRQ; this is encoded by the exons ATGGGTTCGCTTTTTCCAGACTCTTCAGTATACATGCTGAAGACTACGGCTGTAGGATTCATTGTGATCTATGTGACACGTTACACTACCAAGTCAATTGGTAACATATGGCAGAAC TGGTTAGTGAAGAAGACAGTCAGccaaaaattgaaggaagTTTGCAGAAACAAAGGGAGGCTAGAACATGATCTTGCTTCGGTTAATCAAACAAATAGTTGTGTGGAATTGGAAATTTCTGTCCTTTTGCAGAAACTTCAGGATGGACACTTGAGTTGTGTAGAAGTTTTGAGAGCATATCAAGCtaag GCTCTGGAAATAACAACTGAATACAATTGCATCACGGAATTCATCCTAGAAGCTGAA GAATGGGCCAAGAAGCTAGATGATGATGCAGCCCTTGGTGGAAAGAAAGGTCCGCTTCATGGGCTGCCGTTCAGCGTGAAAGACAATGTTGGAATAATTGGATACGACAGTACAATTGGTATTTCGAGATTTCTCAATCAACCTTCTACTGAAGACGCCGCAATAGTTATTGCCTTAAAAATGCTCGGAGCAATTCCGTTTTGTAAAACCAATATCCCTCAAACCAATATGAG CTTTGGGTGCAGTAACCCTATTTGGGGATTGACTATGAATCCATGGGACAAAGAGCGAACACCCGGTGGTTCAACTGGAGGAGAAGCTTGTCTCATTGCTGCTGGCGGGTCGCCGATAG GAATCGGTTCTGATATAGGAGGCAGTGTCCGTCTTCCGGCAGCTTTTTGTGGAATATACTCAATTAAACCGACCACTTCAAGAATTAG caTGAAGGGATTCAGAAAGGTCGCTGTAGCTAATGTCGGAG TTGCATCTGTTCCAGGAATCATGGCTCGTGATTCCCAAACTGTTGTAACCGTTACAAAACTTCTTCTAAACGACAATCATCTCCAGATTCATGGTGATCCTGACCTGTTACCCATTCCTTGGAATGagaaa ATgttttcagaaaaaagaaaccttcGGATTGGTTACTATGAAGATGACGGTTTCTTCCCTACAACCCCCGGAATCCGCCGAGCCATCCAAATTGCCAAAGCTAAATTAGAAGCATCAGGACATGAACTCGTCCCTTTCCTTCCTCCGCGCGTCGAATACGTTCTTAACTCTTTTATCAGCATACTGACGGCCGATCAAAGCAGATATTTACTCGAAGCGCT TTCTAATGACGACATTGACCCAGTTCTTAAACCTACGCTG TGTGCATTGAGTATTCCTACCTTTGTTAAGCGACTCGttcggccctttttttctgccaaATTGATGCCCGTCTACTTAG GTCTTGGAGGAAACAGAATCCGTGAAACCCACCAGCTTTGGAGCGAAATTACAAAGAAGAATTTGTACAAGGAAGAATTTTTGTCGCATTGGCGAGAGCAAAAACTCGACCTGTGTATAGGACCATGTTTCGCTTGCCCGGCTCCACGTTCTGTAGATGTCAGCAAGCTTGCCC CTGCTCTCTCGTATACGAGCCTGtacaattttcttgattttcctGTTGGAATCCTACCGATTGACAAGGAAAACGTAGAAGATCAAGCCAAGTTAGAAGTCGAATACAAATATTCTGACGCGGTTTGCAATCTTGTTAAAGCG ACTACTAAAGGGGCTACAGGAATGCCGCTAGCAATTCAAATGATAGGACTACCCTACCAAGAAGAGATGGTTCTTCGTGGAATGGAAGTTCTTGACGCTGCGATGCGTCAATAA